One window from the genome of Faecalibacterium sp. HTF-F encodes:
- a CDS encoding aldehyde ferredoxin oxidoreductase N-terminal domain-containing protein, protein MAETYGWAGKILRVNLTTGEITTQDDEKYHKYIGGMGMAYRIMYEEAPMELDPYDEKALVIFGVGPLTGAGVPCSGRMNVTFRSTWSKGHSIIDAHMGGHIGSMLKYAGYDGIVFSGISEKPVYLRIEDDKVSLEDASEIWGKGTFAANKWMVEQNGREFETASIGPAGENLVDYSTLNTSFGNSGGAGLGAALGNKKLKGLAIRGTGSVKVADPKKVLELSNYMMGNLIGGNNNHNVPAQPQSWAEYSATSGKNRWSGAPGRMWKKAPGGPVDTGEQPYNDINKVALRCFKGYFDFGAPAAEYTVKNGGCSSCPIRCYTEYDVDPLADYDLPTHNSNTCMPVLYGTRVYPDGVHDFKYEGDGTMVINLAWSHAVDDMGLWDNYGNLNRDLLWILRMPREEATKYISEAEYDSLPWEWEKAGDPRWEVELIRRMAYGEGDLSVIAKGTLAMMEKFGLPKSWLDRDDGATNSNLIYNGFPNHHGPAEAWQVGMLYNLVYNRDCMIHEIVCETGSGAPYEVTKKVMEDFFGEGCYDKAKAYTPINENKAKLAAYCVNDKNFHDSATLCNWMWPMTQSPSKERDYHGDLDLQADFMTAVTGETYTQAGLQEDGARITQMLRVMTAISFQQNCGSANLRQEHDAICDWVFDKDPDFKAFEEGTTKLDRADMEKAKDLFYDAFGWDRTTGVPTRETLEKYDLADMADDLEKRGIYAQNTAAAE, encoded by the coding sequence ATGGCTGAAACCTATGGCTGGGCAGGCAAGATCCTGCGCGTCAACCTGACCACCGGTGAGATCACCACGCAGGACGATGAAAAGTACCATAAATATATCGGCGGCATGGGCATGGCCTACCGCATCATGTACGAGGAAGCTCCCATGGAGCTGGACCCCTATGACGAGAAGGCTCTGGTCATCTTTGGCGTTGGCCCTCTGACCGGTGCCGGCGTGCCCTGCTCCGGCCGTATGAACGTGACCTTCCGCTCCACCTGGTCTAAGGGTCACTCCATCATCGACGCACACATGGGCGGCCACATCGGCTCCATGCTGAAGTATGCCGGTTACGACGGCATCGTGTTCAGCGGCATCTCCGAAAAGCCCGTCTACCTGCGCATCGAGGACGACAAGGTCTCTCTGGAGGACGCAAGCGAGATCTGGGGCAAGGGCACCTTTGCTGCCAACAAGTGGATGGTGGAGCAGAACGGACGTGAGTTCGAGACCGCTTCCATCGGCCCTGCCGGTGAGAATCTGGTGGACTACTCCACCCTGAACACCAGCTTCGGCAACTCCGGCGGTGCCGGTCTGGGCGCTGCGCTGGGCAACAAGAAGCTGAAGGGCCTTGCTATCCGCGGCACCGGCAGCGTCAAGGTGGCTGACCCCAAGAAGGTGCTGGAGCTGTCCAACTACATGATGGGCAACCTGATCGGCGGCAACAACAACCACAACGTGCCCGCACAGCCCCAGAGCTGGGCCGAGTACAGCGCCACCTCCGGCAAGAACCGCTGGTCCGGCGCTCCCGGCCGTATGTGGAAAAAGGCTCCCGGCGGCCCCGTGGATACCGGCGAGCAGCCCTACAACGATATCAACAAGGTGGCTCTGCGCTGCTTCAAGGGCTACTTCGACTTCGGCGCTCCCGCTGCGGAGTACACCGTCAAGAACGGCGGCTGCTCCTCCTGCCCCATCCGCTGCTACACCGAGTATGATGTGGACCCGCTGGCAGATTACGATCTGCCCACCCACAACTCCAACACCTGCATGCCCGTGCTGTACGGCACCCGCGTCTACCCGGACGGCGTGCACGACTTCAAGTACGAAGGCGACGGCACCATGGTCATCAATCTGGCATGGTCTCATGCTGTGGACGATATGGGTCTGTGGGACAACTACGGCAACCTGAACCGCGACCTGCTGTGGATCCTGCGGATGCCCCGCGAAGAGGCTACCAAGTACATCAGCGAGGCTGAGTACGACTCTCTGCCCTGGGAGTGGGAGAAGGCTGGCGATCCCCGCTGGGAGGTGGAGCTGATCCGCCGCATGGCTTACGGTGAGGGCGACCTGTCCGTGATCGCCAAGGGCACGCTGGCCATGATGGAGAAGTTCGGCCTGCCCAAGAGCTGGCTGGACCGCGACGACGGCGCTACCAACTCCAACCTGATCTACAACGGCTTCCCCAACCACCACGGCCCTGCTGAGGCATGGCAGGTTGGTATGCTGTACAACCTCGTTTACAACCGTGACTGCATGATCCACGAGATCGTCTGCGAGACCGGTTCCGGCGCACCCTACGAGGTGACCAAGAAGGTCATGGAGGACTTCTTCGGCGAGGGCTGCTACGATAAGGCCAAGGCCTACACTCCCATCAACGAGAACAAGGCAAAGCTGGCAGCCTACTGCGTCAACGACAAGAACTTCCACGACTCCGCCACCCTGTGCAACTGGATGTGGCCCATGACCCAGTCTCCCTCCAAGGAGCGCGACTACCACGGCGACCTGGACCTGCAGGCAGACTTTATGACCGCTGTTACCGGCGAGACCTATACCCAGGCCGGTCTGCAGGAGGACGGCGCCCGCATCACCCAGATGCTGCGCGTGATGACCGCCATCAGCTTCCAGCAGAACTGCGGCAGCGCAAACCTGCGTCAGGAGCACGATGCCATCTGCGATTGGGTGTTCGATAAGGACCCCGACTTCAAGGCATTCGAGGAAGGCACCACCAAGCTGGACCGCGCCGACATGGAAAAGGCAAAGGATCTGTTCTACGATGCCTTCGGCTGGGACCGTACCACCGGTGTGCCCACCCGCGAGACGCTGGAGAAGTATGATCTGGCGGATATGGCCGATGATCTGGAAAAGCGCGGCATCTACGCCCAGAACACCGCAGCAGCTGAATAA
- a CDS encoding ferredoxin-like protein, which produces MAKTDFLTADMTRRQFMKISGRSLAGLTLSASMLSLFGCSQQQVDSGAVATWALPQGLLVVNADLCTGCQRCEINCTLTNDGVCSSYISRVKIQRRLNLDGDGNGLLSGTDNCFVYFPDTCRQCEDPACGNACPQKAITTDDRGIRVVDTDKCIGCGACHDACPWHMPTVNPETGKSSKCIACGACVAGCPSGALSIVDWDAVTSAAQAAYMDL; this is translated from the coding sequence ATGGCAAAAACCGATTTTCTGACGGCTGACATGACCCGCCGCCAGTTCATGAAAATTTCGGGCAGGAGCCTTGCAGGGCTCACCCTCTCCGCATCCATGCTGTCCCTGTTCGGCTGCTCCCAGCAGCAGGTGGACAGCGGCGCAGTGGCTACCTGGGCATTGCCGCAGGGCCTGCTGGTGGTCAATGCGGATCTGTGCACCGGCTGCCAGCGCTGCGAGATCAACTGCACGCTGACCAATGACGGTGTGTGCTCCTCTTACATCAGCCGTGTCAAGATCCAGCGCCGCCTGAATCTGGACGGCGACGGCAATGGCCTGCTGTCCGGCACCGACAACTGCTTTGTCTACTTCCCGGACACCTGCCGCCAGTGCGAGGACCCCGCCTGCGGCAACGCCTGCCCGCAGAAGGCCATCACTACCGACGACCGCGGTATCCGCGTAGTGGATACCGACAAGTGCATCGGCTGCGGTGCCTGCCATGATGCCTGCCCGTGGCATATGCCCACTGTCAACCCCGAGACCGGCAAGTCGTCCAAGTGCATCGCCTGCGGTGCCTGCGTGGCAGGCTGCCCGTCCGGCGCTCTGTCCATCGTGGACTGGGATGCCGTCACCAGTGCAGCACAGGCTGCTTACATGGATCTGTAA
- a CDS encoding FMN-binding protein has protein sequence MKQATNPFAPVPLWRKRLPGYAAMGAATVAMAVGLIAVQHARTTVAGTLLPVSEADAAAYGISAVYQLDDGSYRVEGTQKGFQSDVQAAVTLDAEGNVSAVEILSQAETDNLGGQCVNPEFTSQYQGAAPFTLAGKSYTVTDPATGAAYASAGAVAEDTTAAEKFDPTQWNVSDTSPEAEATRRMYAAGLTLSALNGQPLSDELAPPLDSSAEAVARRRLYAAELSKSALDGEPMAIPFADLSAEEQSKARLAQADLTTEQAQTGAVSADLTEVDALSGATITSTAVTNIVNNSYFYVTEVLCAE, from the coding sequence ATGAAGCAGGCAACCAACCCGTTTGCGCCCGTTCCGCTGTGGCGTAAGCGGCTGCCGGGCTATGCAGCCATGGGCGCTGCCACGGTTGCCATGGCGGTCGGTCTGATCGCTGTGCAGCACGCGCGCACCACGGTTGCCGGTACCCTGCTGCCGGTGTCGGAGGCGGATGCAGCCGCCTACGGCATCAGCGCAGTGTACCAGCTCGACGATGGCAGCTACCGCGTGGAGGGCACTCAGAAGGGCTTCCAGAGCGATGTGCAGGCTGCTGTGACCCTTGACGCCGAGGGCAATGTTTCCGCTGTGGAGATCCTTTCGCAGGCGGAGACTGACAACCTTGGCGGTCAGTGTGTCAACCCGGAGTTCACGTCCCAGTACCAGGGCGCGGCCCCCTTTACGCTGGCAGGCAAGAGCTACACCGTGACCGATCCGGCCACCGGCGCAGCCTACGCCTCTGCCGGTGCAGTGGCGGAGGACACCACTGCCGCTGAAAAGTTCGATCCCACACAGTGGAACGTGTCCGACACCTCTCCCGAGGCCGAGGCCACCCGCAGGATGTATGCGGCAGGCCTGACCCTCTCGGCACTGAACGGTCAGCCCCTGAGCGATGAGCTGGCCCCGCCGCTGGATTCCAGTGCAGAGGCCGTGGCACGCCGCAGGCTGTACGCAGCCGAGCTGAGCAAGAGCGCACTGGACGGCGAGCCCATGGCGATCCCCTTTGCGGATCTCTCGGCAGAAGAGCAGTCCAAGGCGCGTCTGGCACAGGCCGACCTGACCACGGAGCAGGCCCAGACCGGTGCGGTGAGCGCCGATCTGACCGAGGTGGACGCCCTTTCCGGCGCAACCATCACCTCGACGGCGGTAACGAACATCGTCAACAACTCGTATTTCTATGTGACCGAGGTGCTCTGCGCAGAGTGA
- a CDS encoding formate dehydrogenase accessory sulfurtransferase FdhD — MQINDLFGRAAAFETARLPDGTAAVLPAEHAAALYVNEQSAFRVVCTPELLPQLALGRLLTEGWITSAQEVEQAAVCAEGLKVNVYLNHRLTARSAAAQAVSSCCTDNVTLSSPVELPPLRTVPQMELQPEWLDTLAAAMSAGLPLYRATRAVHSCFVLRQGTILFACEDIGRHNALDKAVGEMLLQGVPLAECVLYTSGRVPVDMVRKAIRAGVPALVSKSMPTIQSLELAQEYGLQLVCGRKHPLTLAECVK; from the coding sequence ATGCAGATCAACGACCTTTTTGGCAGGGCAGCTGCCTTTGAAACGGCGCGTCTGCCGGACGGCACCGCAGCGGTGCTTCCGGCAGAGCATGCCGCCGCGCTTTATGTCAATGAGCAGTCGGCCTTCCGGGTGGTGTGCACGCCGGAGCTGCTGCCGCAGCTGGCACTGGGGCGGCTGCTGACCGAAGGCTGGATCACTTCGGCACAGGAGGTAGAGCAGGCTGCGGTCTGTGCTGAGGGGCTGAAGGTGAACGTCTACCTGAATCATCGGCTGACGGCCCGCAGCGCAGCGGCGCAGGCGGTGTCCAGCTGCTGTACGGATAATGTCACGCTGAGCAGCCCGGTGGAGCTGCCGCCGCTGCGCACGGTGCCGCAGATGGAGCTGCAGCCGGAATGGCTGGACACGCTTGCCGCCGCCATGAGCGCCGGTCTGCCGCTGTACCGCGCCACCCGCGCCGTGCACAGCTGCTTTGTGCTGCGGCAGGGAACCATCCTTTTTGCCTGCGAGGACATTGGCCGGCACAACGCGCTGGATAAGGCTGTGGGGGAGATGCTGCTGCAGGGCGTCCCGCTGGCAGAATGCGTGCTTTATACCAGCGGCCGGGTGCCCGTGGACATGGTGCGCAAGGCTATCCGGGCGGGCGTTCCGGCACTGGTGAGCAAGAGCATGCCCACGATCCAATCGCTGGAACTGGCGCAGGAATACGGCCTGCAGCTGGTGTGCGGCAGGAAGCATCCGCTAACTTTAGCAGAATGTGTAAAATGA
- a CDS encoding DUF1667 domain-containing protein has product MKKQFTCIVCPNGCEIEAEVENGQVISVTGHTCPRGEQYVRQELTAPRRTIASSVLVKGGELPVTSVRLTRAIPKDMIFPVMDEIRKVVLTAPVKAGTIVLHNVCGLDSDVMVTKNVAAK; this is encoded by the coding sequence ATGAAAAAGCAATTTACCTGTATCGTCTGCCCCAACGGCTGCGAGATCGAAGCCGAAGTTGAAAATGGTCAGGTGATCTCGGTCACCGGCCACACCTGCCCCCGCGGCGAACAGTATGTCCGTCAGGAGCTGACTGCGCCCCGCCGCACCATCGCCAGCTCGGTGCTGGTCAAGGGCGGCGAGCTGCCTGTCACCAGCGTCCGCCTGACCCGGGCCATCCCCAAGGATATGATCTTCCCGGTGATGGATGAGATCCGCAAGGTGGTGCTGACTGCCCCCGTCAAGGCAGGCACCATCGTTCTGCACAACGTCTGCGGACTGGACAGTGACGTGATGGTCACCAAGAATGTTGCCGCAAAGTAA
- a CDS encoding NAD(P)/FAD-dependent oxidoreductase: protein MEQKDVVIIGGGPAGLAAAVELHKQGIRNMIILEREAMLGGILRQCIHDGFGLGRFGESLSGPEYAQAFIDEVNKREIPYETSATVLSLTADRVVTASTRSGLRQYQAKAVVLAMGCKERSRGALGIPGERPAGVFTAGTAQAYMNLYNRMPGKEVIILGSGDIGMIMARRMTLEGAHVQAVFELMPYPSGLPRNIVQCLDDYNIPLYLSHTVTEIHGRNRLTGVTISEVDANRRPIPGTEKEYKCDTLILSVGLIPENKLLEDAGIAIDPHTNGAFVDENLQTNVPGVFSAGNVLHVHDLVDFVSMESEALARHAAAYVEGKGIDPCTLDVKCGEGVGHTIPQKVSGKNDFSLSLRVRNHYRDCRIVVRQNGVEVAAKKMKKAIPAEMIQFKVSAAKLQEEGALEVSVE from the coding sequence ATGGAACAGAAGGACGTTGTGATTATCGGCGGCGGCCCCGCAGGTCTTGCCGCAGCGGTGGAACTGCACAAGCAGGGTATCCGCAACATGATCATTCTGGAGCGCGAGGCGATGCTGGGCGGCATCCTGCGCCAGTGCATCCATGATGGCTTTGGTCTGGGCCGCTTCGGCGAGAGCCTGTCCGGCCCCGAGTATGCACAGGCTTTCATTGATGAGGTGAACAAGCGTGAGATCCCCTACGAGACCAGCGCCACGGTGCTGAGCCTGACGGCGGATCGTGTCGTCACCGCCTCCACCCGCAGCGGCCTGCGCCAGTATCAGGCAAAGGCTGTGGTGCTCGCCATGGGCTGCAAGGAGCGCAGCCGCGGCGCACTGGGCATTCCCGGCGAGCGTCCGGCAGGCGTGTTCACCGCAGGCACCGCGCAGGCTTACATGAACCTCTACAACCGGATGCCCGGCAAGGAGGTCATCATCCTCGGTTCCGGCGATATCGGCATGATCATGGCCCGCCGCATGACGCTGGAAGGCGCTCATGTGCAGGCAGTGTTCGAGCTGATGCCTTACCCCTCCGGCCTGCCGCGCAACATCGTGCAGTGTCTGGATGATTACAATATCCCGCTCTATCTCAGCCACACCGTCACCGAGATCCATGGCCGCAATCGTCTGACCGGCGTGACCATCTCCGAGGTGGACGCGAACCGTCGGCCCATCCCCGGCACCGAGAAGGAGTACAAGTGCGATACGCTGATCCTCTCCGTCGGTCTGATTCCGGAGAACAAGCTGCTGGAGGATGCCGGCATCGCCATTGACCCCCACACCAACGGTGCCTTCGTGGACGAGAACCTGCAGACCAACGTGCCCGGCGTGTTCTCTGCCGGCAATGTGCTGCATGTGCATGATCTGGTGGACTTCGTTTCCATGGAGTCCGAGGCACTGGCACGCCACGCTGCCGCCTACGTTGAGGGCAAGGGCATCGACCCCTGCACGCTGGACGTGAAGTGCGGCGAGGGCGTGGGCCACACCATCCCGCAGAAGGTCAGCGGCAAGAACGACTTCAGCCTGTCGCTGCGCGTGCGGAACCACTACCGTGACTGCCGCATCGTGGTGCGCCAGAACGGTGTGGAAGTTGCTGCCAAGAAGATGAAGAAAGCCATTCCTGCGGAGATGATCCAGTTCAAGGTCTCTGCTGCCAAGCTGCAGGAGGAAGGCGCACTGGAGGTGTCGGTGGAATGA
- a CDS encoding NAD(P)/FAD-dependent oxidoreductase, which translates to MKKQYDVVIIGAGVVGSAIARELSRYKLSIAVLEKNLDVCNETSGRNSAVVHGGFANPTGSLKAKCCVEGNRIMDQLAEELNFPFKRCGKVLVGNTPEDMEQLERTMKQGAVNGCTGLEMIDEAKLHELVPAVVGKFAMWSKNSGIMDPFLYTVALAENAHANGVDFFFDHKVTAITRENELYYLHTEHGDVCTRWVVNAAGLGAKQISDLLGLTGYRVIGSRSNYIILHKRMGKLLPMPVYPVPSNTYMGIHITPTVDGNVTVGPDAENTDVLDDYSVPQANMDSLAVEGAKLWPHIFKKDQIRTFAGIQPKWVDENGAIQDWKVEIRDDVAPNAVNLVGIESPGLTGSVPLARYVIGLMLEHEKFEANPGFDPHHKGIVKFAECTPEQQAELITQDPDYGEMICSCEEVTKAEILQAIHNPLGVSTMTGIKYRTRAMMGGCQGGFCQMKIENFIEQELGTEPEDVRYSRQGSWVLTGTMRKEEN; encoded by the coding sequence ATGAAAAAACAATACGATGTGGTCATCATCGGTGCGGGCGTCGTGGGCAGTGCCATTGCGCGCGAGCTGTCCCGCTACAAGCTGAGCATTGCAGTGCTGGAGAAGAATCTGGACGTCTGCAACGAGACCAGCGGCCGCAACTCTGCGGTGGTGCACGGCGGCTTTGCCAACCCCACCGGCAGCCTGAAGGCAAAATGCTGCGTGGAAGGCAACAGGATCATGGACCAGCTGGCCGAGGAGCTGAACTTCCCGTTCAAGCGCTGCGGCAAGGTGCTGGTGGGCAACACCCCCGAGGACATGGAGCAGCTGGAGCGCACCATGAAGCAGGGCGCTGTCAACGGCTGCACCGGTCTGGAGATGATCGACGAGGCAAAGCTGCATGAGCTGGTGCCCGCCGTGGTGGGCAAGTTTGCCATGTGGTCCAAGAACAGCGGCATCATGGACCCGTTCCTGTACACGGTGGCTCTGGCCGAGAACGCACACGCCAACGGCGTGGACTTCTTCTTTGACCACAAGGTCACGGCCATTACCCGCGAAAACGAGCTGTACTACCTGCACACCGAGCACGGCGATGTCTGCACCCGCTGGGTGGTCAACGCCGCAGGTCTGGGCGCAAAGCAGATCTCCGACCTGCTGGGCCTGACCGGCTACCGTGTCATCGGCTCCCGCAGCAACTACATCATCCTGCACAAGCGCATGGGAAAGCTGCTGCCCATGCCGGTGTACCCGGTGCCCAGCAACACCTATATGGGCATCCACATCACCCCCACCGTGGACGGCAACGTCACCGTGGGCCCGGATGCTGAGAACACCGATGTGCTGGACGATTACAGCGTGCCGCAGGCCAACATGGACAGTCTGGCCGTGGAGGGCGCAAAGCTGTGGCCCCACATCTTTAAAAAGGATCAGATCCGCACCTTCGCCGGCATCCAGCCCAAGTGGGTGGATGAGAACGGCGCCATTCAGGACTGGAAGGTGGAGATCCGGGACGACGTGGCACCCAATGCCGTCAACCTCGTGGGCATCGAGTCCCCGGGCCTGACCGGCAGCGTGCCGCTGGCCCGCTACGTCATCGGCCTGATGCTGGAGCATGAGAAGTTCGAGGCAAACCCCGGCTTCGACCCGCACCACAAGGGCATCGTCAAGTTTGCAGAGTGCACTCCGGAGCAGCAGGCAGAGCTCATTACGCAGGATCCCGATTACGGCGAGATGATCTGCAGCTGTGAGGAAGTGACCAAGGCGGAGATCCTGCAGGCCATCCATAACCCGCTGGGCGTTTCCACCATGACCGGCATCAAGTACCGCACCCGCGCCATGATGGGCGGCTGTCAGGGCGGCTTCTGCCAGATGAAGATCGAGAACTTCATCGAGCAGGAGCTGGGCACCGAGCCGGAGGATGTTCGTTACAGCCGTCAGGGCTCCTGGGTCCTGACCGGAACCATGCGGAAGGAGGAGAACTGA
- a CDS encoding GntR family transcriptional regulator yields MKDDKSRILPLLMDPRQPDENNRAYAYRILRKNIMNIQLQPGCQLSEAELSEHLVMSRTPIHEALMMLKGEWLVDVLPQRGSIVSKISIQYINEGYAMRKMLEPALLRSLSGHLNQAQLSELHGLLEQQDGSACISHDVLGDYFITLDNEFHKRLYTYAGYDRIWQAMHNVTTHMDRVRYLDTALCQMDMETFREEHEQLYKYLMVGLPKDVDVDAFFEHHLGAYREHFQSLLDRFPDFFI; encoded by the coding sequence ATGAAAGATGACAAGTCCCGCATCCTGCCGCTGCTGATGGACCCTCGCCAGCCGGACGAGAACAACCGGGCCTACGCCTACCGCATCCTGCGCAAGAATATCATGAACATTCAGCTGCAGCCCGGCTGCCAGCTGAGCGAGGCGGAGCTGAGCGAGCATCTGGTCATGAGCCGCACGCCCATCCACGAAGCACTGATGATGCTCAAGGGCGAATGGCTGGTGGATGTGCTGCCTCAGCGCGGCAGCATCGTCTCCAAGATCTCGATCCAGTACATCAACGAGGGCTATGCCATGCGCAAGATGCTGGAACCCGCTTTGCTGCGCAGCCTGTCCGGCCACCTGAATCAGGCGCAGCTCAGCGAGCTGCACGGTCTGCTGGAACAGCAGGATGGCTCCGCCTGCATCAGCCACGATGTGCTGGGCGATTACTTCATCACGCTGGACAACGAGTTCCATAAGCGCCTGTATACCTATGCCGGTTATGACCGCATCTGGCAGGCCATGCACAACGTTACTACTCACATGGATCGTGTGCGCTATCTGGACACCGCTCTGTGCCAGATGGATATGGAGACCTTCCGCGAGGAGCATGAGCAGCTGTATAAATATCTGATGGTGGGCCTGCCCAAGGATGTGGATGTGGACGCATTCTTCGAGCATCATCTGGGCGCCTACCGGGAACACTTCCAGAGCCTGCTGGACCGCTTCCCGGATTTCTTCATCTGA
- a CDS encoding zinc-binding alcohol dehydrogenase family protein: MSEINAIRFAEPWQVSCVKIPMPEPKPGEALIKIMAAGICGSDIGAFRGTNGLVSYPRVIGHELAGVVVSIPENNKNGIKVGDRVVVDPYLYCGHCYPCSIGRTNCCDDLHVLGVHVEGGMAEYFCHPADMLVKIPDGMSWVQAAMAEPLTISLHGIHRGGLKAGEYCAIIGAGPIGLAAAMVAQAYGAHAILLDLVQERLDFAKSLGVEYTINSGKEDANARVHEITGGEGAQQVMECSGANPAIRSTLDLVSHAGRITFTGWPKKETSLPTDTITRKEIDLRGARTSAGEFPEALELIATKKVDMLKLLTKTVKLEEVPETIIDIEKNPGSYMKVVVTME; encoded by the coding sequence ATGTCTGAAATCAATGCGATCCGCTTTGCAGAACCCTGGCAGGTCTCCTGCGTCAAGATCCCCATGCCGGAACCCAAGCCCGGTGAGGCCCTCATCAAGATCATGGCAGCCGGTATCTGCGGCAGCGACATCGGCGCGTTCCGCGGCACCAATGGTCTGGTGAGCTATCCCCGCGTCATCGGCCACGAGCTGGCCGGTGTGGTCGTCTCCATCCCGGAGAACAACAAGAACGGCATCAAGGTGGGCGACCGCGTGGTCGTGGACCCGTACCTGTACTGCGGTCACTGCTATCCCTGCTCCATCGGCCGCACCAACTGCTGCGACGATCTGCATGTTCTGGGTGTGCACGTTGAGGGCGGCATGGCCGAGTACTTCTGCCATCCGGCTGATATGCTCGTCAAGATCCCCGATGGCATGAGCTGGGTGCAGGCTGCCATGGCCGAGCCCCTGACCATCAGCCTGCACGGCATCCACCGCGGCGGCCTGAAGGCAGGCGAATACTGCGCCATCATCGGTGCAGGCCCCATCGGTCTGGCTGCTGCCATGGTGGCACAGGCCTACGGCGCACACGCCATCCTGCTGGATCTGGTGCAGGAGCGTCTGGACTTTGCAAAGTCTCTGGGCGTAGAGTACACCATCAACTCCGGCAAGGAAGATGCCAACGCCCGTGTCCACGAGATCACCGGCGGCGAGGGCGCACAGCAGGTCATGGAGTGCTCCGGCGCAAACCCCGCCATCCGCAGCACGCTGGACCTTGTGAGCCATGCAGGCCGCATCACCTTCACCGGCTGGCCCAAGAAGGAGACCAGCCTGCCCACCGACACCATCACCCGCAAGGAGATCGACCTGCGCGGTGCCCGCACCAGCGCCGGCGAGTTCCCCGAGGCTCTGGAGCTGATCGCCACCAAGAAGGTGGATATGCTCAAGCTGCTCACCAAGACCGTCAAGCTGGAAGAGGTGCCTGAGACCATCATCGACATCGAGAAGAACCCCGGCAGCTACATGAAGGTCGTTGTCACGATGGAGTAA
- a CDS encoding NERD domain-containing protein — protein MDAWNILVVVVLALILLLILPMVAARNGTKSFTQALMAPLHRKKKRGPLGLEVEPEKKPERHVNNSMQGELTAIVSQLITFTKRQHYTLVYPGTIQEGGQLTTTLALVVTPGGVVGLNCFGFAGEIRPGDQPNDQWRQHINHTDNRIPNPVTTSEKQQVLLRRAMDRAGLSGIPVEVIAVFTSKEARLTGVPAQKCFDRDGMIAYLEQERFHSGPVEDTHETGVKLKSLVTVYKSEKNKKKKK, from the coding sequence TTGGACGCATGGAATATTCTTGTTGTGGTCGTTCTGGCCCTGATCCTTCTGCTGATCCTGCCCATGGTGGCTGCGCGCAACGGCACCAAAAGCTTTACGCAGGCCCTGATGGCCCCGCTGCACCGCAAAAAAAAGCGCGGCCCGCTGGGGCTTGAGGTCGAGCCGGAGAAAAAGCCGGAACGGCATGTGAACAACAGTATGCAGGGCGAGCTGACCGCGATCGTCTCGCAGCTCATCACCTTTACCAAGCGCCAGCACTATACGCTGGTGTACCCCGGCACCATTCAGGAAGGCGGCCAGCTGACCACCACGCTGGCGCTGGTGGTCACCCCGGGCGGCGTGGTGGGCCTGAACTGCTTCGGCTTTGCCGGCGAGATCCGTCCCGGCGACCAGCCGAACGACCAGTGGCGTCAGCACATCAACCACACGGACAACCGCATCCCGAACCCTGTCACCACCAGCGAAAAGCAGCAGGTGCTGCTGCGCCGCGCCATGGACAGGGCCGGACTGAGCGGCATCCCGGTGGAGGTGATCGCCGTGTTCACCAGCAAGGAGGCCCGGCTGACCGGCGTTCCCGCCCAGAAGTGCTTTGACCGCGACGGCATGATCGCCTATCTGGAGCAGGAGCGCTTCCATTCCGGCCCGGTGGAGGATACCCACGAGACCGGTGTGAAGCTGAAGAGCCTTGTTACGGTATACAAGTCCGAAAAAAACAAGAAGAAAAAGAAATGA